CCCACCATAATACACACCACATGGCGGGAGATGCAAGGGGACGGAGCTAGCCGGTCCGGGATGAGAAAAATGCTCGCATCACGCGACAATATACTGAAAATAAGCTACTTATGGACGCTACGGGACCTGCTTGCACGACGCGAGCGTTTCGTAGAATACAGCCCCGCGGGAACGTCAGATGCGGAGGCCGACTTCCGGCGCGGGTGACGTCGCGAGGCTCGGGAACGCGGCGGGGAAGGCGCGCACCACGGCTTCGCCGGCCTCTTCCAGGGTGAGAGAGGCGCCCTCGGAGGCGAGGCTCGTCATGCGGACGCCGTGGATGCCGCACGCGACGATCCCGCGGAAGTTCTCAAGGGGCTCGGGCGTCACGTTGAGCGCGAAACCGTGCAGGGTGATCCAGCGACTCGCGTGCACGCCGATCGATGCGACCTTGCGGATCGCACCGGCCCCGATGAGGGCGTCCGCGCGTCCGGCGGCGACCGTTCCGAACCCGTCGTGCTCGACCGTCTCGAGGCTCCCGGCGGGTGGAGAACCCGTCCACACGCCGGTGTACGATTCGACCCGGAACGCGGGGAGGCCGCACTTCGCCAGGACGCGCAGCAGCACCTCCTCGATGCGGCGCAGATACCAGTGGAGGTCCTGCCGGTGCGCGCGGAGGTCCAGGATCGGGTAACCCACCAGCTGGCCGGGGCCGTGATACGTGAGGTCGCCGCCGCGCTCGATCTCGACCAGATCCAGCCCCGCCTCGGCGAGCCATGCCTGGTCGGGGGGGATGAAATCCTCCCTCGATCCCCGCCCGATGGTGATCACGGGGAGGTGTTCGACGAGGAGAAGAAGATCATGGTCCGGCGGAGATTTCCGCCGCCAGCGGGCGATGGAGCGCTGAAGCTCGAGCACCTCCCGGTACTCGCGCCGGCCGAGGTCGACCGCGCGGAGTTGCCGCTCCCCGCTCATCGAAGCTCCGCCTGCCCCCGCCCGCCTACATGTGGATCGAGCGCCCGAGCGCGGCGAACGCGGCCTCCATCACGGCCTCGGCCATGCTGGGGTGTGCGTGCGCGTGACCCACGATCTCGTCCAGCGTGGCTTCCAGTTCGCGCGCCATGCCGACCTCCGCCACGAGCTCGCTCACGTTGTGTCCGATCATGTGGACGCCCAGCACTTCACCGTACTTGGCGTCGGCCACGATCTTCACGAAACCGTCCGCGGATTCGGCGGTCAGCGCGCGTCCGTGCGCCCCGAGCGGGTACTTGCCGGTGACGACTTCGTAGCCCGCCTCCTCGGCTTGCGCCGCGGACATGCCGATCGAGGCGACTTCGGGGTGGCAGTATCCGACGGAGGGGATGTTCCCGTACGTCATCGGGTGCTTGGCGGCGCCGGCGATATGCTCGGCGGCGACGATGCCCTCGTGCGACCCGACGTGCGCCAGCATCGGCTGCCCGGCCACGTCCCCGATCGCGTAGACCCCCGGCTGGTTCGTCCGGCACCACTCGTCGATCCGGATGAAGCCGTTCTCCACGGCGACCCCGTTCTTCTCGAGGCCGAGATTCTCGGACACGGGCCGCCGTCCGACGGCCATGAGCACGAGATCCGTCTCCTCGGCGGTCTCACTGCCGTCGGGGTTCACGACCGTGAGGACCATCGGGCTCGCGTCGCGGTCAAGGTGCTTGACGCGGGTGTTCGTGAGATTGCGGATCCCCCGCTTCTTGAACGAGCGTTCGAGCGCCTTCCCGATCTCGGGATCCTCGAAGGGCACGAGCGTGTCGAGCGCCTCGATCAGCGTGACGTCCACGCCGAAGGCGTTGAAGACATCGGCGAACTCGACGCCCACGAATCCGGCGCCGACGACCGCCATCTTCGCCGGGAGTTCCTGGAGACCCAGCGCCTCGCGGCTGCCGATCACCTTCTCGCCGTCGAGTTCGAAGCCGGGGAAGGTCTTCATCACGGAACCCGTTGCGAAGACGACGTTGCGGGTGGCGATCTCCCGGGTCTCGCCGTCCTCCGACTCGACCGCGACGCGGCCCGCTCCCGCCAGCCGGCCGCGACCCTGCACGATGTCGACCTTGTTCTTCCCGAGCAGGTACTTCACGCCGGCCGTGAGCTTCCGGGTGATGATGCGGCTCCGCTTCACCGCCGCGGAGAAGTCGTACTCCACTTCGACCGGCTTCACGCCCATGCGGGCGCCGTGGTGCTGGAGGTTGTGCGCGAGCGCGGCGCTCTCGAGCAGCGCCTTGGCGGGGATGCAGCCCCAGTTCAGGCAGGTGCCGCCGAGGCCGCCCTCGTACGACCCGCTCTCGACGCAGGCGGTCCGAAGTCCGAGTTGGGCGGCCCGGATCGCGCATACGTAGCCGGCCGGTCCGGCCCCGACTACGACGACGTCGTATGTCTCCGACATCTATCCCTTCACTCTCTGGATTTTTTAGAGGATCATCTCGAGCGGGTTCTCGAGCATCGCCTTGAAGGCCCCGAGGAAAGCCGCGCCCGAGGCGCCATCGATGACGCGGTGATCGCACGACATGGTCACGCGCATCCGCTTGCGGACGACGACCTGGCCGTCCACGGCGACGGGCTTCTCGACCGTCTGTCCGATGGCGAGGATGCCGGCTTCCGGCGGATTGATGATCGCCGTGAACTGGTCGATCTCGAACATGCCGAGGTTGCTGACCGAGAAGGTCCCGCCCTGGTACTCCTCCGGCGCGAGCTTGCGCGCCCGCGCCCGGGCGATGAGGTCGCGCGCCTCGACCGAGATCTGCCGCAGCCCCTTGCGGCCCGCGTCGCGCAGCACCGGCGTGATGAGGCCTTCGTCGAGCGCGACCGCGATGCCGAGGTGGACCGCGCCGTGGTAGCGGATCGCGTTCTCCTCCCACGACGCGTTGACCGCCGGATGGCGGTTGAGGGCCTCGGCCGTCGCCTTCAGGAGCAGGTCCGTCACGCCGATCTTGCCGTCCGCGAAGCGGGCGTTGAGGTCCGCGCGCAACTCGAGCGCGCGGCCCATGTCGACCTCGGTCGTGAGGAAGAAGTGAGGGACGGGTCCGATCGACTGGCCGAGCCGGCGGGCGATCGCCTTCCGCATCTGGCTCGCCTCCTCGACCCGGTCCTCGAGACCGGGAGGGGGCGGCGCGGGCGCGGGTGGAAGGGGCGCCTCGGTGGGCGGCGCGGGCGCGGGCGCGGGGACCGGGGCGACGCCCGGGGCGCCGCCGGCCAGGGCGGCCTCGATGTCGGCCTTGACGATCCGGCCCCCCGGCCCGGACCCGGTGAGGCCCGCCAGCGCGATCCCGCTCTCCGCGGCCATTCGCCGCGCCACGGGCGAGGCCTTGATGCGGCCCCCGGCCACCGCGGCCGCGCCGCCGGGCGCCGCACCCGCCGGATCGGCCGCGACCTCGACCGGCGCGACGGGCTCCGGCGCCACCGCGGTCGCGGCGGGCTCCACGGCCGCCGTGGCGGGCTCCTCGGCCGGACCTTCCGCCGGCCCGTCGCCGCCGGCCGCTTCCGCTTCCGCGAGCAGGTCGTCGATGGCCTCGTCCGGCTCGGCGATCACGCCGATGAGCGCGCCCACCGGGACCGTGGCGCCCTCCTGCACGATGATCTTGCGCAGCACGCCGCCGCCGAGCGCCTCGACATCCATGTTCGCCTTGTCCGTCTCGATCTCCGCGACGACGTCTCCCTGCGCCACGGCATCGCCCTCGGCGACCTTCCACTCGATGAGCTTGCCCTCCTCCATCGTCGGGCTCAGCTGCGCCATCACGACTCTCGTAGGCATATCGGTCGACGTCCCGCGGCTAGTCGGCGTAGCACACGTGGCGCACCGCCGCCGCCACATGGTCCGCGTTGGGGGTCACGAGCTTCTCCAGGTTCTTCGCGTAGGGCATGGGCACATCCAGCCCGTTCACGCGCGCCACCGGCGCGTCCAGCGAGTCGAACGCCTCGCGCTGAATGTCGTCCACGACCTGGGCCCCGACGTTGCACATCGGCCACCCCTCCTCCGCGACCACGGCCCGGTTCGTCTTCCTCACCGACGCCACGATCGCGTCCACGTCCAGCGGACGTACGGTGCGCAGGTCCAGCACCTCCACATCGATATCTTCCTTCTCCAGCGCGCGGGCCGCCGCGAGCGCCTGGTGCACCATCTTCGAGTGGCACACCACAGTCACGTCCGACCCTTCGCGCTTCACCTCGGCCTTGCCGATCGGGGTCAGGTATTCCTCTTCCGGCACCTCGTCCCGGACGAGGTTGTACATGATCTCGCTCTCGATGAACACGACGGGGTCGTTGTCGCGGACCGCGCTCTTCAGGAGTCCCTTCGCGTCCTTCGCCGTGGCGGGCGCGATCACCTTCAGCCCCGGCACGTAGCTGTACCAGGGCTCCGGCGACTGCGAGTGCTGCGCCGCGAGCTGGAGCGCCGCGCCCCCCGGTCCCCGGAAGACGATGGGGACGTTGTACTGTCCGCCCGACATCTGGTACATCTTCGCCGCCGCGTTCACGACCTCGTCGATGGCGAGCAGGGCGAAGTTCCACGTCATGAACTCGACGATCGGCCGCAGACCCGCCATCGCCGCGCCCACCCCGAGCCCCGCGAACCCCAACTCGGCGATGGGGGCGTCCCGCACGCGCCATTCCCCGAACTGGTCGAGCAGCCCCTTCGTGACCTTGTAGGCGCCGTCGTACTCCCCCACCTCTTCGCCGATGATGAAGATCGAGTCGTCGCGCTCCATCTCTTCGCGGAGGGCGTCGTTCAGCGCTTCCCGATACGTGAGGACGGCCATCAGCGCAGCTCCTTCCGCCACGCGTCGCGCCGCCGCATGTCGTCGGGATACCCGTCCGAATACACGTAGCGATACAGCGCTTCCGAATCGGGGAAGGGGCTCCGGTCCGCGAAGGCCGCGGACTCTTCGGCGATGTCCTTCGCCTCGCGGTCGATCGCCTTGTACTCCTCCTCCGTCAGCCGCCCCGCGTCCATGAGTTGGCGGGTGAAGGAGAGGATCGGGTCATCCGACCGCCACTTCTCGACTTCCTCGCGCGTCCGGTACGTCCCGTGCATCGGATCCGCCATCGAGTGGCCCATGTAGCGGAAGCAGCGCGCCTCGATGAAGCTGGGCGTCTTCTCGTTCCGTGCCCGCTCGATCGCCTCCTCCATGGCCTGGCGGACCGCGAGCACATCCATGCCGTCCACATCGAGCGAGGTGAGGCCCTCGTACGCCCGGCCGCGGTCCTTGAGTTCCTTCACCGCCGCCACGCGCCGGAAGTCGGTCCCCATCCCGTACCGGTTGTTCTCGAGGAGGAAGATGACGGGCAGCTTCCAGCGCGCGGCCATGTTCATCGACTCGTGGAAGGCGCCGATGTTGACCACCGAGTCTCCGAAAAAGCAGAGGCAGACCTGGTCTCCGCCCCGGTACCGGATCGCGTAGCCGACCCCGACCGCGAGCGGCAGGTGGCTCCCGACGATGCCGTGTCCGCCCATGAAGTTGAGCGTCTTGTCGAACATGTGCATCGAGCCGCCGAAGCCCTTCGAGCAGCCGTCCACCCGTCCGTAGAGTTCGGCCATGACGGCGTTCGGCGTCATCCCGCGCGCGATCGCCTGCGCGTGGTCGCGATACGCCGTGACCACGTAGTCATCGTCCCGCAGCGGAGAGATCGATCCGGCGGAGACCGCTTCCTGCCCGATGTAGAGGTGGCAGAAGCCGCCGATCTTGCCGACCTGGTAGACCTCCGCCGCCTTCTCCTCGAAGCGGCGCTCGATGATCATCTCCCGCAGGAGTTCGACGCATTCCTCCTTCGAGAGTCCGAGGAAGGCGTCCGGGTCTCCGCTCGATGCCCCCTCGGGGGCCGCGCCCGCCGGAGCGTCGGAGATGGTGGCCGCGGACCGGTCGGAGTTCGCCGCGCTCATCCCGCCGCCAACGCCGCGACCCGCCGGCGCAGTTCGACCACCTGTTCGCGCGCATGATAGCTGGACCGAACGAGCGGCCCGCTCTCGACGTGCAGGAACCCCCGCGATTCCCCGATCTCCTTCCAGCGCAGGAACTCCTCCGGGGACACGTAGCGGTCGATCGGAAGATGGTCCCGGGACGGCCTCAGGTACTGGCCCAGCGTGAGGATCTGCACGCCGGCTTCGAGCGCGTCTCCCATGAACTCCTCGATGTCGGCGGCCGTCTCGCCGAGCCCGAGCATGATCCCCGTCTTGATGAGGACCCGGTCATCCAGTTGCCGTCCCGTCGTCAGGACGTCCAGAGAGCGGTCGTAGCGGCCGCCGGGCCGGGCGACCCGGTGCAGCCGGCGCACGGTCTCCATGTTGTGATTGAAGATCTCGGGCCTCGCGTCGATCACCGTGCGGATCGCCTCGGGATTCCCCTGGAAGTCCGGCGTCAGCACTTCGATCGAACACTCGGGACGGCGCAGCCGGATCTCGCGGATCATCTCGGCGAAGATCCAGGCGCCGCCATCGGGCAGGTCATCGCGGTCGACGGACGTGATGACGCAGTGGTTGAGTTGCAGTCGCTCGATGGCCTCCGCGACGCGTCGCGGCTCGTCCTCGTCGAGTTCCTCCGGCCGGCCGTGCGCGATCGCGCAGTAGGGGCAGTTGCGCGTGCACACGTCGCCCATGATGAGGAACGTCGCCGTCCCCGCCTCCCAGCACTCGCCGATGTTGGGGCAGCGCGCCTCCTCGCAGACGGAGCTGAGTTCCAGCCCTCGCATCAGTTCCTTGAGGCGCAGATAGTTGGGCCCTCCGGGCGCGCGCACCTTGAGCCAGCGCGGCTTCCGCGAAGGCCAGGCATCGGCCGTGCTCCCTCCCTGTATGACCTCTAGTGGCTTCAACGCCGCCGCCTTCTCGCCAAGTAATCCGCCCTGTATTTTCGGGTCCCGCGAACCCCGCCGAACCGTCCAGATGCCGTCCGCCCGGAACCATCCAAGATACCGGCTGTTGCACGACGGACCAACCCGATGCGCCCGTCCGCGCGGGCGGCATTGCGGAATTGCTCAGCCTTCGGGCCTCGGGTATGTTCCCGCGCATGACCTACATCATCACCGAACCATGCATGAGCGAGAAGGACGCATCCTGCGTGGATGTGTGCCCCGTCGACTGCATCTACGAGGGAGAGGATCAGTACTACATCCACCCCGAGGAGTGCATCGACTGCGGCGCCTGCGTGCCCGAGTGCCCCGTGGAGGCCATTTATCCGGACGACGAAGTGCCGGAACAGTACGACGCCTTCACCGCGAAGAACTACACCTACTTCGACGTTCCCCCGCCCGACTGACACCGGGCGTGAGCCTCGAGTCCGACCCCTGAGGCGAGCCACCGCGATGTGGAACCGGCGCCCGCGCGGCCTGCTCGGACCGCACCTGGTGAGCCTCGGTCTCCTGCTTTCGCCGTACGCCTCCGCCGCGCAGGAACACGCACACGAAGCCGCGGCGCATGCCGACGACTCGTCCCCGCCGCGCCTGCCCGCCGCGAGTCCGCTCATCGACGTGCGGGTGTACGCGGCCGATCGCGAGTTCGAGATCATCGTCGGCCCCGTCTCGCTGCCGGCCGGCGGTCCGCACCTGCGCCTCCCGGTGCAACTCGCGGACGTGCCGGTCGCGGGCTGGATGCACGGTTTCTCGTGGCGGATGCGGGACCGGGAGGGCAACCCGCTCCCCGACCGCCTTCTCCATCACGTCAACGTCATCGACCCGGACAGCCGCGAACTCTTCTCCGCCGTCCCGCGCCGTATTCTCGCCGCGGGCCGCGAGACGAAGAACGAGTTTCTGCCGGGCGTGCTGGGTTATCGCCTCGCGCCGGGCACCCGGGTCCTCGTAAGCGCGATGTTCGCCTCGCTCCCCGAAGCGTCGCACGACGAAGCCTTCCTCCACATCCGGCTTCCGTACACGCCGTTCGAGGATCCGGGCCTCGTGGGGCCCGTGGAAGTCTATCCGTTCTATCTCGACGTGATGGGCCCCGTCGGCGAGAAGGAGTTTCCGCTTCCGCCCGGGACCCACGGGATGAGTTGGGAGGGCAGCCCCGCCGTGGACGGACGCATCCTCGCCGTCGGAGGGCACCTGCACGACTACGGGGACTGGATTCGGCTCGAGGATCTCACAGCGAACAGGGTGATCTGGGAAATGGGGCCCGAGGTGGACGGCGAAGGCCGCACCGTCGGCGTGCCCACGAGCCGGCTCTGGTGGCGCGGGGGCGTGCGGATCCGGAAGGACCACCTCTACCGCATCTCCGTCCAGTACTCGAACCCGCTGGGACACCCGGCGCCGGACGGTGCGATGGGCGCGATCGGCGGCATCATCATCGCCGCAGACGCGGACTGGCCGGCATTCAGCCGGGACCACCCGGACTACGTCCAGGATCTCCGCAATACGCTCGAGAAACCGATCGAAGCCGCTCACGCCCACGGCCACGCATCCCGCTCGAGCGGTGGCGGCTGACGGGTAGCATGCCCGAGCTGCCCGACATCACGGTCTACCTGGAAGCGCTGGACGCGCGGATCCTGCGACGAACCCTCGAGCGCGTACGGCTTGCGAGTCCGTTTCTGCTCCGGAGCTTCGAGCCGCCGCTGACCGAGGCGCACGGCCGCAGGGTCGTGGCCCTGCGTCGGCTGGGGAAGCGAATCGCGATCGGGCTGGCCGTCCCGGATGACGGCGAAGACGAGCCGGAGCTGTGGCTCGTTCTCCACCTCATGATTGCGGGGCGGCTCCGGTGGCGGGATCCCGGCGTGACGATCCCGCGACGGCTCGGTCTCGCCGCCTTCGACTTCGCCGACGGGAGCCTCCTTCTCACCGAGGCCGGGACGAAGAAGCGGGCGTCGCTCCACGTCGTGAAGGGCGCCGAGGCCCTCGCCCGGCACGATCCCGGCGGCATCGATCCCCTCACCGCGGACCCGGACGTCTTCCGCGAGACGCTCACGGCCCGCAACCACACGCTGAAGCGGGCGCTCACGGACCCGCGGCTCTTCTCGGGCATCGGCAACGCGTATTCCGACGAGATCCTGCACCGGGCGAGGCTGTCGCCGATCAAGTGGACGAGCCGGCTCGACGACGAGGAGATTGGCCGGCTCCGCGAAGCCACGCGCCATACGCTCGAGCAATGGACGTGCCGGCTGCGCGACGAGCTGGCGGGGGAGTTCCCGGAGAAGGTGACCGCGTTCCACGACGAGATGGCGGTGCACGGGAAGTACGGGCGGCCGTGTCCGGAGTGCGCGGCGCCGGTGCAGCGGATCCGATACGCGGACAACGAAACGAACTACTGCGCCGCCTGCCAGACCGGCGGAAAGGTGCTGGCGGACCGGGCCCTCTCCCGGCTGCTGGGAAAGGACTGGCCCCGCAGCCTGGAAGCGCTCGAAGAGCTTCGGTCGGGAGGGCCGGAGCCGGCCCCCGGGGACGGCGCGTGATTCGCTACCACTACCACACGTCGCGGAAGGACATCCCCCGCCTCGGGATCGCGAAGGGGGACCCGCTGTGCCACGTCTACAGCGATGTCTCCCGCGAGGAACTGGAGGCGTGGGGCCGGCGGCACGGCCTCGAGCCCGCGTGGATCCACGACTCGACGCTCCCGCACTTCGACGCCTTCGGCGCCCGCCTGGAGTGGTGCGGCCCGGCCGTGACGCGGGCGGAACTAAAGGATCACATCCGCGCCTGGCGCGCCCGCAGGAGAGCTTAGGCTGGTTCTGCCGATTACCAGGTGGCGAGTTCCACGATCGCTTCGGCGATATCGTCGACCTGCGGCAGGGACGCGTTCTCGAGCGACGGCGCGTAGCCGATGAAGGTGTCCGTCGAGGTGATCCGCCGGATCGGCGCATCGAGCCACTCGAACAGTTCATCGGCCAGGCGGGCCGATATCTCGGCCCCGTAGCCCCACGATTTCGCATCCTCGTAGGCCACGAGCACGCGGTTCGTCTTCATCACGGAGCGGCGGATGGAATCCATGTCGACCGGGTTCAGCGACCGCAGGTCGATGAGGTCCGCCCGCACCGGCTCCCCCGCCCGGTCGAGCTTCAGGAGCGCCTTGCGCGTGCGCTCCACCATCGCCCCGTACGTGACGATCGTGAGATCGTCGCCCTCCGCGAGGAGCGCGGCCTTGCCGAACGGGATCATGTACTCGGGCCCCGGATAGACGCCCTTGTTGTACGTCTGCCGGTACAGGTGCTTGTGCTCGAGGAAGAGCACCGGGTCGTCGCACCGGATCGCGGTCCGCAGGAGCCCGTTCGCGTCGACCGCGTTCGAGGGGCAGATCACGTGCATGCCGGGCGTGTGCGTGAAGAGCGAGGCGCCCGTCTGCGAATGGTACATCGCGCCGCCCGAGATATAGCCGCCGTACGTGGTCCGGATGACGAGCGGGCACTTCCAGTGTCCCGCGGAGCGCCAGCGGAAGGTCGCGACCTCGTTCCGGAACTGGTGGTAGGCGGGCCAGATGTAGTCGAAGAACTGGACTTCGGCGACCGGCTTCAGCCCGCGCACGGCGAGACCCACGGCGCGTCCGACGATGTTCGCCTCCGCGAGGGGCGCGTTGTACACCCGCAGCGACCCGAACTCGCGCTGCAGCCCGTACGTCACCTTGAAGACGCCGCCCTTGCCCTTCACCTCATCGAGGATCTCCTCGCGGCTCGCGTCCGCCACATCCTGCCCGAACACGACGATCCGCGGATCGCGCCGCATCTCGTCGCGGATGCAGGCGTTGAGCAGGTCGACCATCGTCTTCGGATTCCCCTCGGGGTCGGGCCGGGCCTCCGTTTCGAAGGCGCTCGAGGTGGGGTCGACATCGTGCGAGTACACATGGGCGTAGACGGTCTCGGGGCCCGGCTGCGGACGGGTCATGGCCCGGTCCGCCGCGTCGGCCACATCGGCCTTGATCTCCGCCTTGAGCGATTCGAGTGCGTCGGCCTCGATCACGCCTTCCCGAACGAGGTAGTCGGCGAAGGTGAGGAGCGGGTCGCGCGCGGACTCGAGTTCCCGTTCGCCATCGGACTTGTAGAGCCGCTCATCGTCGGACATCGAGTGGCTGTAGGGGCGGGTGACATGCGCATGAACGAGCGCCGGACCCTGGCCGGACCGCACGTATCGTGCGGCGCGCCGCATGACGACATAGCTCTCGAGCGGATCCGTTCCATCGACCTCTTCGACGTGGAGGTTCGGGAAGTTCCGCACGAGACTCGAGATGCTGCCCCCGGCGGTGTTGACTTCCACCGGCACGGAGATCGCGTATCCGTTGTCCTCCACGAGGAAGAGGATGGGAAGCTGCAGGTTGGAGGCGGTGTTCATCGCCTCCCAGAACTCTCCTTCCGAGGTCGTGCCGTCCCCCGTGCAAACGAGCACGATCTCATCCGACTCCACGTGCGGGGCGACCGCGTCGAGCCCGTCGAGGCCGGCGGTCCGGGCGCGCACGATGCCCTCCGCGCACCCCACCGCCTGGTTGAACTGGGTGCCCGTCGGACTGGAAGGCGTGACGAGGCGCAGGGCCGGGGAACCGAAGTGCGCCGGCATCTGCCGTCCGCCCGTCGATGGATCCTCCTCCGCCCCGACCGCGCCGAGGAACATCTCGTACGGCGACATGCCGAGTTCGAGGCAGAGCGCGCGGTCGCGGTAGTACGTGAAGAACCAGTCGTAGCCGGGTCTGAGCGCGCGTCCCGCCGCGACGAGGAGCGCCTCGTGTCCGGCGCCGGAGATCTGGAAGAAGATGCGGTTCTGCCGCTTCATCGCGATTTCGCGGTCGTCGATCGTCCTCGACGTGTACATCACGCGATACATCGCGAGCAGGTCCTCGGCCTGGAGGTCCCGCCATTCGGGGCGGGCGAGGGCGCTGAGCGCGCGCTCCAGGTCGTCGGTCTGGTCGATAGGGGTTGCCATGTGGCGGGAATCTAATCGTCCCTCCGGCGTCTAGAAACCGTCCCTCCGACGTCTAGAAGCCGACCGTGCGAAAGCGGCGCAGTTGCGGGAGAATCGAGGTGGAGTGGTCCCCGATCGGGTCGCCGTCGCCGCTCTCGGGCATGAGCTGGCTCAGCGCGTGCAGCATCGCGACGGCGTAGTCGGAGAACGCCCGGTAGGGCGGCGCGTGGCGAAACCCCCACGCTCCCGGCGGAAGCAGGAGGAGCCAGCGCAGGTCCCCCGCCAGCTCGATGAGGTCCCCTTCATCCAGCGCCAGCTTCGGTTCGCCCATGGCCAGCCGCGTCAGCG
This DNA window, taken from Candidatus Palauibacter soopunensis, encodes the following:
- a CDS encoding dehydrogenase E1 component subunit alpha/beta, which produces MATPIDQTDDLERALSALARPEWRDLQAEDLLAMYRVMYTSRTIDDREIAMKRQNRIFFQISGAGHEALLVAAGRALRPGYDWFFTYYRDRALCLELGMSPYEMFLGAVGAEEDPSTGGRQMPAHFGSPALRLVTPSSPTGTQFNQAVGCAEGIVRARTAGLDGLDAVAPHVESDEIVLVCTGDGTTSEGEFWEAMNTASNLQLPILFLVEDNGYAISVPVEVNTAGGSISSLVRNFPNLHVEEVDGTDPLESYVVMRRAARYVRSGQGPALVHAHVTRPYSHSMSDDERLYKSDGERELESARDPLLTFADYLVREGVIEADALESLKAEIKADVADAADRAMTRPQPGPETVYAHVYSHDVDPTSSAFETEARPDPEGNPKTMVDLLNACIRDEMRRDPRIVVFGQDVADASREEILDEVKGKGGVFKVTYGLQREFGSLRVYNAPLAEANIVGRAVGLAVRGLKPVAEVQFFDYIWPAYHQFRNEVATFRWRSAGHWKCPLVIRTTYGGYISGGAMYHSQTGASLFTHTPGMHVICPSNAVDANGLLRTAIRCDDPVLFLEHKHLYRQTYNKGVYPGPEYMIPFGKAALLAEGDDLTIVTYGAMVERTRKALLKLDRAGEPVRADLIDLRSLNPVDMDSIRRSVMKTNRVLVAYEDAKSWGYGAEISARLADELFEWLDAPIRRITSTDTFIGYAPSLENASLPQVDDIAEAIVELATW